The region CTGTATGTTCCTCTCTGCAAGATTATCCGGAAGCAATATTTAACACCATCCACAAGAAAAAGCTAAGATTCATGGTAGGAAACATGATCTCCTTTTTGTCAGCTCTTCCTCATGTTATTGTTATGTCAGCAGAATTTATCACAGGGATTACAGTAAATGGATTTCTTATCATCATGAACTGTAAAGAATTGATCAAAAGCAGAAAGCCAACACCAGTGCAACTCCTTTTCATATGTATAGGGATGTCGAGATTTGGTCTGCTGATGGTGTTAATGATACAAAGttttttctctgtgttatttCCACTCTTTTATAAGGTAAACATTTTTGGTACAGCAATGTTGTTCTTTTGGATGTTTTTTAGCTCTGTCAGTCTCTGGTTTGCCACCTGCCTTTCTGTATTTTACTGCCTCAAGATAGCAGGCTTCACTCAATCCTGTTTTCTTTGGCTGAAATTCAGGATCTCGAAGTTAATGCCTTGGCTACTTCTGGGAAGTTTGCTGGCCTCCATGAGCATTGCAGCTCTGTGTGTTGAAGCAGATTACCCTAAAAAGGTGGATGATAATGCCCTCAAGAATGCCACATTGAAGAGGACTGAACCCAAGATAAGGCAAATTAATGAAATGCTGCTTGTTAACTTGGCATTACTATTTCCTCTAGCCatatttgtgatgagcacttttATGTTATTCATTTCTCTGTACAAGCACACTCATCGGATGCAAAATGGATCTCATGGTGTTAGAAATGCCAGCACAAAAGCCcatataaatgcattaaaaacagTGATAAcattcttttgcttctttctttcttattttgctgCCTTCATGGCAAATATGACATTCAGTATTCCTTATGGAAGTCATTGCTTCTTTGTACTAAAGGACATAATGGCAGCATTTCCCTCTGGTCATTCAATTATAATCCTCCTGAGTAATTCTAAATACCAACAACCTTTCAGGAGACTTCTCTGCTTCAAAAAGAATCAATGAAGAGGAGAAGCAATGTAAAATATTGTGTATTTCTTTAACATGGACTTATGGACTTATGATGGATTTAACATGGACTTGATGGActtatgtttgtttttggttACTTATGTATTTTGTGTGCTCTTT is a window of Vulpes vulpes isolate BD-2025 chromosome 7, VulVul3, whole genome shotgun sequence DNA encoding:
- the LOC140599516 gene encoding taste receptor type 2 member 2-like translates to MISFLSALPHVIVMSAEFITGITVNGFLIIMNCKELIKSRKPTPVQLLFICIGMSRFGLLMVLMIQSFFSVLFPLFYKVNIFGTAMLFFWMFFSSVSLWFATCLSVFYCLKIAGFTQSCFLWLKFRISKLMPWLLLGSLLASMSIAALCVEADYPKKVDDNALKNATLKRTEPKIRQINEMLLVNLALLFPLAIFVMSTFMLFISLYKHTHRMQNGSHGVRNASTKAHINALKTVITFFCFFLSYFAAFMANMTFSIPYGSHCFFVLKDIMAAFPSGHSIIILLSNSKYQQPFRRLLCFKKNQ